A segment of the Centropristis striata isolate RG_2023a ecotype Rhode Island chromosome 15, C.striata_1.0, whole genome shotgun sequence genome:
AAGTCGTCCAAGAGTTTCCGGCGGGCGATGACCTTCATCATTCTGAGGAATGTACGCGTGGACCTTCGTCATGCCCTCAATGCAAGCTTCCACTTCGATGAAGAAATGTTTCTTCAGGGAAGGAAAATCATCGCTGTGGGATTACAGGCCGTCAAAGCGAGCAACAAGCAGGAAAACTTTGAGGCGGCGAGGGAGAAAGTTGGAGAGATACTACATCCTTTACaggtatttattgtttttaaaagaagttgtttacattatttCCTAAACCTCTAACCATTCGGACTcctttttattgagaattgggggttgtgggcagtgggtGTTTAGggagagatagcaggtcaacaataaatgccacattgaagtggtgaacatcatctgaaaactgTGAACCAGAAGTTCCATTTGAGATCTAGCTCAGCATTTTGTCAAGTTGTTCTTGTCAAAAATCTGCAATAAATATcacttaaattattaattaaatacatttattaaggTGTATgagggttcagaacattaatatttctcattttgaagtccatttccatgttcaactatgtcccataagttgtttgttacacacatttggtgctgaattatgcaattttattcatatcaagaatagattttttttttttatggtgaaaaattCCTCCAGAATATAACGAAGCATATATCATCAATACATCAATATGCCaagatagaaaaacaaaacaaaaaaaatccatgctgtgggttcaaaaactttttttctattttcatcaattggatgatgagcacttctattcttcaaactgctgagaaaccccagaataaaaagtttaataaatgaAAGTGTTAACGGCTTTAAAACATTATGATGAGTATATGAAGACCTTCCTGATGCTCAATTTTAACTCAAAACAGCCTCTTTTGGGTTGTTATCATTTGTTACACATTAAGTGTTAATtgatctttttcttttacttgacaaatgaaaaaaatgtgcagaatccCAAATTAAGCCACCaagaccctgaggaacaccagagAAAAATCCGTGCAGTTATTTGGTTTCACTGAGATTTCTGCTATAATATTATTGCCCTTATTatcaatatacctaggaaagctgcacatcctctgaatattctaggtctctagtttgtggtcgttaagtttcatgaggctgtgatccTAGTGAGGTCGAGAcccaagaaatgccctcactgcaatgaactggctcctactgatgactaacatcatcctacatgggctcattgaatccacaagagtctaaGCTTTCAGTGATAtgtaattcaaagcctgtttagagaccccagtatgcagaaatactCACATACAGTAGGCTGAAAtagcacattttaatgcatgagaaataTCTGTTTTCAAATCaccatgtaaaatcaaaaaatatTCTTACTGTGCAGCGTTATTTCTGCAAGTacttggtaccaatggattccttagatcttctagtttcaaatGATACCAGTATCTAAACTGATAATGGTAACAGGTTTAAAGAAACTTTATGGAACATTGAGTCTAATCTTCTTTTTGTTCAACTTAAAGGACTTCTACAGTCACACAAACTGGGTGGAGCTGGGCAACAAACTCCCAAACCCCAATCTGCTCAGATCAGACACCAGCATCGGGAACATAGCAGGTAACGAGATTGAACGATGTGATGCCTGTCAGATAACAACGCTGCAGAAGAATGCAGTCTGGGTGTGACTGTAGTCAAATAATTTCACAGAGGAAAACATAGTCACAGTGTTAATTAAACACTCCACAGATGAAAGCAGGGCGACGTGCCGCAACTGCGTTGGAGACGACTGCAGGAACAACATCCTGGATGACGTCATCGAGCAGCAAATTCTGACCTCGGGATATTTTGGTATAGTGCCCATCACCTCAACCAAACCAAAAGGTaagtgagtctctttgtggtcactttgttggtgtttgggtcattttttctctttctttttttgtgtcttcgtCACCATTTCCCATTTCTTTATGGTCAGTACGTGTCTCTCCGAGTGACACTTTCTGAGAAAAGGATTTGGGAAACCCCTGATACTTTGGGATGCTGGTAGGCCCTTTCAGTAACCATCCATGGTTCTgccctttgttgttgttgtcataaAAGCAAGCCTCCTCACAggttctctctgtctcttgttTCCAGTCGACTTTTAATGCTACAGAAGTCTGTTCATACAAGCATTTTGAAATTCTGAATGGAttagtgagtttccatcagctggtttagagcaaataaacaaagctgcatcaacgtactttggtcagaagatggcagtgtaatgtattgctgtaggctaattcgtcagtaaacaggagaagaagaagagagcaggagagaaaaaataattttaaaaaacaaaacaggttgctaatcagacaactttggccacccatgagggAAAATATGTCTTCAAGAATTAGATTCAACTGAACAACTTCTAACTGTGCtctcatgtcagaggaaacagctgatcaggcatgtgagttaaatgttcactacatCAGAACTTGTGTGTGTCTTAGTGTTTCCATTTCCCGTTTAGCGCATTAACtgtcgaaaaagacaaaaacaaccccAAGGGAGCGTAAAAACTTCTATGCACCTTTTTTATAAAAGGTTTATGGAATTGCAGCGTTTCCaccaagcttttctcatgagaaAAATGCTCAGAGAAACtcattgatggaaacatgactacaGTTCACATACAGGTATTTCCTTATCAATCCATTCATTTTGTGAATTACTgttccatttagagtaaaataggcGGTAAAGCAGGGAATGCTTTCATAGTGTTTCCCATTTCTTGATGGTCGGAATGTGGCtctttgttgacattttgtgtcttttttgaatgaCTATTTTGGTAGTTGGGACGTTTGGTGTTGATTTGTCTTCCGGCTCTAGGTTTACCATGCAGGCTTTTCACAAAATTGTCCAATGCAGAACTATACAACACCCATATATCGCAGATTAGGAACCATTGTTTTGGGCTTTCATTGTGGGGAAACTTTCAGCTTGACGGTTTCCACAGAGAAGTAGACTGTGAATGTTcaattttttcttaatttcagCTAAGACTGTCTCGAAACATGACACATGactatttagtgttttttgccAATAAATCTGGACTGTAAAATAACCTGGGCAGTTACATTCCTGAGAGATTTGGTTTCTGTTAATGCATCCTGAAGTTTGctgatgtttcttttttattgttgtgcCCGCTTCTTTtcctctgttgtgttttctgcctGCAAGACATTTTCCACACCCTCCTCACCTTACAGACATAAGGGACTTTCCTTCACTGGTTGTTGCTTTCAAATTTTTGTCAGCTTTTGttttaaaagcatttataaGATAATTCAAGTGACGCTTTCCCTCCTTGCCACACATTGTCCAAAGTTAAAAAGAGGTTTAttgaaataaaagcacataGAAACGTCTCAGAGAAGCCTGATGTTTCTTCATCATTTTTCACAGGAAAATGCAGCCATGGAGGAGCAGTTGATCAAACCAGCACCATCGAGCCGACAGGAGGGATCAACAAGGACACTTTTGATGCCAGCCACGGACACCTGCACACCACGGCAGCTAACATGGCGATCGCTGCGACCAGTCAGCTGCTGGAGGACGTTCGACGGGCTGCTGGGGACAAACAGTTCCTCCAGTATGAGACCAAGTCTGCATTTCTCAGTTATGTATTTTAAAGAGGTGTACAGTAGGTTTTTTTATCGCTTTgccttatctctctctcttcaggATGGTAGGAATCTCCAAAGGATCCAGTAAAgctctttgttttgttgttgacacCACAAAAAGCATGAGCGACGACATCGCAGCAGTGAGGGAGGTCACGGCGTCTATAATCGACAGTGAGGTGGGGACAGACAACGAGCCAGCCGTTTACATCCTGGTACCTTTCAACGATCCAGGTAGGAACGTCAAGATACGTCAGATCTGGGAAATAATCTCTGTGGGTAAAAAGATACTCCCTAGACACACAGAtctttttgttgtggttttgggCGTATTTATAGTCAACATGAACCTTTTGgggttttgtgtccctttgtgctgattctgtgtgtctcttttttattgtttttttgtgatttattgttgccatttttgtcattttggggctttttttggcccttttgtgtttctttgaaagtggttttgtgtcttcattAGTTGTTTGTCATCTCtttacacacattttgtgtcttttttgtcactttgcatattttctttgttgatgttttgtgtcttttgtggtagttttgtgtctttttccttttttgtaacTCTTTTACTggtattttgtctcttttcatcAATTGCGTCTCTttccagtgtgtttttttttgtcgttttgtttgtctttgttgtcactttgttttattttggttgttttgtctctttaagGTCAGTACGTGTCTCTTCAAGTGACACTTTTTGGGTTAAGGATTTGGTGCCCCCTGATACTTTGGGCCCCTGGACATGTGCCTGTTATGCCTTTTTCAGTAACCATCCATGTTTCTgtcctttgttgttgttgttgttgttgttgttgtcctgaAAGCAAACATCCTCACAGGTGCTCTCTGTCTCCTGTTTCCACCTGAACTGCAGATGTCGGGCCGCTGATAAAGACAACAGATCCAAAAATCTTCAAGTCGGTCATTGATATACTATCACCAACAGGTGGAGGAGATGATGAGGAGCTGAGTCTTTCAGGCCTTCAGGTGATGTCATATTTCACTACTTCAAAATCTGCCCCATTTAAGTTTGTTAATGTGTTAACAGTTTTAACTAAAACTATCTTTTCTATTCCATactctcttcctctcccagTTGGCTTTATCCAGCGCTCCTTCAAACTCTGAGATCTTCCTCTTCACCGATGCTCCTGCTAAAGACAAACAGCTGAAAAACACAGTGATCGCTCTCATGGAGCGCACACAGTCAGTGGTTAGTATCTAATCCAGGCATCTGTATGATATAATGAATGCCCAGTGTAGAATTGCACACATCTGTTTTGGGATTTTGAGAATGTATTaacattatgtatgtatgtatgtatgtatgtatgtatgtatgtatgtatgtatgtattaaaTTTGTTGtattctttgttttgttattaatgATTATCACTGTTCAGTATAGGTTGGAAGTGAGCACCTGTCTAATTGGCTGTAGCCACACCTATAGGGGTGGGACTAACTGCAACAATAAAGTGCTGCAGAGATTACTATTACTACAGTTTATTATGGTACTGTGATAGTATAATGGTTACTCCCAGTTTCTTACTTGGTtgatttcccttttttctttccagGTGAACTTCATGATTTCTGGCTCAACAGTGGTGAATCGTTTTAGACGAAGTGACCAGACACAAATCAGGATTTCAGAATCAGATGCCCAAGTGTACAGAGAACTGGCTCAGGTTTCAGGAGGTTTTGTGATTGAAGTCACAAAGAGTGAGCTCCCTGCAGCCACCAGCATCGTCACAGAGTCCTCCAGTCCCTCTCTGGTAATACCTCAAAGATCTTACAACTAGTTAGTGTTGTTGGTGCAAAGATTTCAGCTGTTCATCTGTTTCACGTTGATCTCCCAGGTGACCCTTCTGTATGCAGCCAGGAGCCCAGGAAAGACGGAAACTTTTTCTTTCATAGTTGATGAAACAATAACAAGCCTGACAGTTTACATGACTGGGAGCTCCATCGCTTTCACTGTCACCAGCCCAACAGGTATTATTACCTCTTTAGATTAAATTTGTCCTCTTCATTAACACAAacataattttaatgaaaaaagtgTCATAGTATTCCATAAATATATCATAGCATAGTGTGTAATtagttttcataaaaaaatatgtgaagttaTAGCGtgttatttaatttgatttttaaaaaggtcataaaaaatgctgtcaaaatgtcttcaaaatgtaattttataatattttaaaataaaataaacaccataGTATAGTGCGTCTAAGAAAGTGTCAAAACGTGTACCAAAAAGTCATACAAAATGTTAGtctatgacatttaaaaatgtcataaaacattcacagtatagtatgtcattAAACTGTCACAAAAATGCATAgaattaattatgagaaaatATTTGAAACAATGAAATCAGTTAAAGTGAAATGTGTAACTGTTTCTGTATgattattgtttgttgtttgaagGTGAATCTCAAAGCAGCGACAGCTCGGGATCTCTGATCAGCTCCTCCAGATTAGTGGGAAACTTCAGGACGCTGCAGCTGAACAAACAGGCCGGACTGTGGGAGATAAACATGGTGTCCACTCACCCCTACACTGTGAAGGTCATAGGTAAGGCTGTCAggatttaaatgtatgttttctttaaaagatagccaaaaccaaaaaaacacagtttatcgtagaaagaaatcTGTACAAAAACTAGCATTAACGTCAAAATGTCCCACAGTCCTTGAACGaatcataggttacaaaagtttaTGTTTCAAAAGTTACCACAACAAAGCTTAAAACTGtgacatttctgtaaaaaaaaatcactttattctacatttaaaacattgtgagaaataaaccatttggaaaaaccagatcctgttaaaaacattgaacTGTACTGAACtgtaattctgcacaaaaacaagtttgagtTCTTCCCAcgtctagccatgattgtgtgGATTCTAATTCGGATAATATTAAAATCTCAAATTGTCCAACACTTaaccttttcttttctcctgacTTTTTGTTTGCAGGTCAGAGTCCTATTGACTTCCTGTTTGACTTTGTGGTGCCATCTCAGGGCCCGTTCTCAGGATATGATGTTCTGGAGACACGTCCCCACGTTGGTAATGGAAATCAAAACTAGTCAACGTGATGAATTAACCCAGCATTACCAAGGCAGACATGATTAATTTCCTCTGTCTTTAAAGGTGTAAACGGCAGCTTACTGGTGTCTTTATCGGGTAGCGACACAGCGACTGTGACAGAAGTCGATCTGATTGATTCGTCTGATTCGGAGGTAACTACAGGAACCGTGGAGCCTCAGGGGAATGGACACTTCTTGGTTCATTTTGTCAGGATGCCGTCAGTGGAGTTTGGGGTGCGGGTGAAGGGGCGGGATGACGGCAGTACCTCCAGTGGTTCATCAATAGTCTTTCAAAGGCAGTCATCCATCAGCCTCAGAGCCTCTAATATGACCATTTCTGTGAGTACCATCACTGTAAGACAGAAAAATCATATCAGACATGAAAGGagatgcagtaactacacagtTTAATCCAAGAAAGGGCTGAATCAAGCAGATTCACTTTttaagtgccttaaacctgcattatttctaatggccagcagggggcgtctCTACGGGTTGTTTGTATGTACGTCAATAGGAATATGGCATCACCTGAGTCCAAGTGTAAATAGCCTTGTTCTCACAGGTCTTATTGAAGTCGGTCTGCGTTTGAAGGCATATTGAAAGAAAAGTTAAGAGCCTTGCAACCAAGTTTAAAGAAACCACCAACCAGAATCAACCAACGGATAGGTTGTGATTGGATCACAGTAGATCACAGGTTGGTACCATAGGTTGGTACCCAGCGTGTCAGTCATAACTGAAGCGGTCTAGTTTCCCTTGATTCAACCCTTTCTCAGAATACCATAACCTGGATAACTAAAACCCTTcacagacacaaatttacactAAAATCACAGTCACTAACACTGTGTTTTGTCTGTCGCTCCGTATTTAGGCTGATACAAACAGCATCTTGGTACCAGGAACACCGTTCCCTGTGCCCTTCACTGTGATGACCAACGGAGCAGGAGGAAACTTCACCATCCGAGCCACCAACAGCCGGAGTTTTGAGTCAACGTCTCCAACCAGTTTAATCCTGGAAACTGGAAACAGCGCTAATGGTACAGTGACCCTCTCAGCACCTCGGAGGACCCTGTCTGGCACCGACGTCACCCTCACCATCGAGGCAGAAGCTCCGGGAGGCGGAGACACAAACTATGTCGTGCTGCGTTTAACCGTCATTAACCCGGTAAAACTCCCACACAGGAATCCCAGTTATTCAAACATCTTTGTCTCTGTAAACTACTGTGAActatattgtgaaaaaaaagttattttacagaaggTTACTGAATTATTTTACAGTTAGTAAATTACAAagataaaaccataaaaaatattgtaatgtgtaaattaatattatggacaatagaaaatgttttttaagagGATCATCCAATTGCTGAATGGTCTTTATTGTTAAATAACATagaattttatgtaaaatatgtttgttttttttaaatggtaaaaggTCTGGCAGTCAAACTCTTTGACACACCGTGAAATTACACCACCTGGTAATACtcccattttgttttttttacaggtcTGCCATTTCCTAAAGTTTCTTAAAAagaaccacactgtaaaaaaagaaaagaacaattttacagaaattagctgtatttattttttgtcttttgtcttgagtttaaatgccataaaaaaataagagtaAATAACAAATGTTAACCATAAAGTAAAGGTtgtaatgtgtaaataaatattgtggaaaataaaaaatagaatcaTTCAATTGCTGAATGGTcttgaataatacattttaaaaaatatttatttattttttcataaatacaaatatttatatattgtctgtatttttcagtcaaaactgtaaatagaaaaaaacatggtAAAAAGTTTTGACTTACCatcaacacactgtaaaaatgtttttaaaaatggtaaaaagttgTGAAAACATTGTCAAATGACAGTAAACAAACTTTAGTTATTCTTCAGGAAAATTccttaaaaatacagatttgttggaaacattttctgtttttgttcagtCCAACTGTGCtagaattaaaaagaaaactttaaaacattgaTAGACTGTTACAAATATACATTGAtctgcacacaaaaaataaaaaataacatgacaAACATATCTTAAAATTATCCATGTAATTGGTTTCTGAGAAAATATGATTTACCTTTCTGTCTCCTCGTAGATAACAGATTTCATCCAGCCGGCGTGTCAGCTGATCAACCTGCAGTCCAACTGTTCTGAGAACTGCAGCGCAGCGATGTGGGACCTCCGTGTCCGGGTGACCGACGGAGCTCAGGGGACCGGTGTGGACCGCGTCAGCCTCAAACGGGGCACCGGGAAGCTGACCACCAGCCCGGCCGCCGGCAACGAGAACATCACGATGGTTTCTTACATCTCTTCCTGCTGCTCGCCTGACGTGGAGCTGCTGGTCGTGGATCGAGTCGGGAACGACGACGTCTGTTTCTTCACTTCTCGGGAGGGTTCGCAATCTGCACAatctgaatccacaagagtcacACAGTCGACTCTTCTCTGCCTCAGCATCGTGGTGTTAGGGCTCCACGTATTGACTCAACTCAGCATCTAATGACTCCAAGTTACATAAGTTAAAGATGCATTtatctgtacttttttttatattaatgatgaaatgatgaatGATAATTTATCATTGAATCAACTGACTGTGAGGCCTGATAAAAACACCCAGCTCTAATCTGTTTAGCGTGCTTTGACTCTATGTTTCAGTATCACTgcactgtaataataataataataataataaaaataaaaaactgtagttttgcagctatatagatatatgtcaACTTGTGCAATAAGTACATTGCAATTATTTCCCCCCAAGGTTGAAAGGGGGTATCAGTAGAAAACggcactttaaaatgtattattttttctttttatttgtcccttttgtgtttgtttcaatGTTAAGTTtgttcaataataaaaaaaaatcaatttttaatcttttttttaaattccacaAGCAATCTGTTgtattttaacagtttaattAAACATCAGAAAGGTGGAACTGAGTACACTTAATATCACATATTTTCTAATAACGTGCAGCTGTATGTTTTCATTGAAGCTCTGAAAAACCGACTGTACACTCAAACATTGccgttttaataataaaaaataaggatATTTTGCACTGTATGCCTGTTTTCGACTCTAACTGCCCCCCTAGTGGTCAAAATTATTAATGCAGCTTTACGTctgatttattttctgctgtaaTGTGCTCATTATTAAAGAGTGCTTaggtttatttctgctgttataAAGCCTTTCATGCTCTGCCTGCTGTTCAGGGAATGTATTATATTTTGCTTATGAGCcaattaaaacacttaaaaacaaacagagaaatgctgaccagaaaaaagtttatattCACCCAGACTGAGTGAGTTAAAGACCAACTGATGGCATAATATTAACTTTGAAATCTAACAACAAACAGAAGaggcagacattttttaaaaaacactgttttattattgttgttataatgttttttaatgtataatcCTTTACAGAACACAAAACGTTTTGCTTTTCACATTTTGCTACAAGTTCAACACGTTTTCTCCTGTTtccttttattactatttacattttgaaaAGATTTCAGAGAGACTTATGTAAAACAAACTGGTCAGGGATCGTCTGATACGGAGGGCTAGGTTAATACATGTGTTTAGCGTGcctgtgtcttttaaaatgatttgtcATTTGGGGAGTTTTTCAGATGCCAAAACTAAACAATTCCATTTGTTATTTTGCTACTTTTTATACACTACAACAttctttcttcttatatctTTTCCTGGCAGTGCTGTTAAATAAAGTGATAAGATCCTTCAAGGTGTCCATTATTAGGAATTAAAGGCCTCAATGGAGTctataaattcctgataatcgACACCTTGTTGGTATAGATGTAACGATACTTGAAGAGACAGTAAACTCGCAATCGCAGTAACGATTCAAATCTGTAAGATCAAACAAAAAGTAGAAagcattactttttaattaatttgttagACGTCCTACGTCATTCACATCAACGACTGTATCAAGGCGGACAAACATCGTGGCTGCAGGATGCATAATCAGAATTTTGGCAGCATTTTGGCTTCCTTTTGGCTGAATTACAAGCATTGTCGGGTGGCAGAAATTGGCTCGGCGGCCGTTACTACATCTGTTTGAGTCCGAAGTGAAAGTGAGAAAATGAAATAGGtgagaagaaaacacacacacaacataaagCTGTCCAGAGATCTCAGCTTCTGCctgaaaatgtaaaagtttGGCCATGTTATTTCTGTCAATTATTTCTCCCCTTTGATCATACTAATTGgtgttgtattatatattgttggatAGCCTGATTCATCACGTTTACAGAGAGGTACaacttgtaaggatcgtgcatttgTGTAATGAGCAACACAGATAAAGTGGGAGTGCCTAAAACAAATGTGCCAAAATCCCCTGTAGCATTCTCATCATTGATTATCACTCATAATTTGCCctcaatcttattttatttttaaaaaatcatatttgtaTCATTAATTGTGTTGGTTTGTTACTTCCCTACTGGTTGAGTATTATCCCGCTTATTCCATTCACACCTGTAATTTCAGCTTTAATAAATGGTATGTAGCTAGGGCAATAATGAATTGTCAGTAGGCATACTTTATCAGGAATAATACacaccctgcagccaatcagaataaCGTATTCACCCAGACGGTTGTGTAAACAGTGTTGACTTTCTTCAGACCTTAAATTCAACTTGCTCATCCCTCTCATCTGCTTCTGTTCTCTTCTCATTCTTgtgtgaaaatattaaaatatttgtgcCGTAGCGTTAAAGGTACATTATGTTCAAACTGGAATGTGGATTATGTAGAATCAACCGCAAAACAAAGACCGAGATACGGATGTAATTTGTTCAAATTTGTGCAGTTACACCGTCCACATTCATATTCTCACACAATGGAACCTTTTAAGGGGACAGCACACTGTCGGAGCGTTCATGAGATAGTTTCCTTGTCAATACAAGGGAAATGAGTGTCTATAATAGTTATATAGATAATTCTGAAATATAGACCAGTTCTTCAGAAGGTTTTAGAGTTTTAATGCACGTCAGTCGGTGCCATTGGTGTACTGGGAAAGCTTATTCTCCAAGTCACAGATTCTCTTCTCCTGAGACAAAACTGTGGCCTTCAGATTCTGCATCTCCTCCAACAACCTCTGAAGCAACTCGGGCtggacaggagaagaagaagaaaaggaaaacagaagaagaagaaaaggaaaacagaagaagaagaaaggaaaaacAGACAGTGACAGGGAAGGGGGGGAATTAAggataaagaaaaagagaggaaaaatagGTCAGGGACAGTGAGCAACTGTAGGAGaaataaaccaaaacaaagaagGGAAGCTGTGGGAAATAAAAGTTGTGGGCAGGTACAAATAGAGGAGAGATAAACATAAATGTGttaaagtgagagacagatctCTAAAATACAAATTACATAATTATCACATACAAAGAGTGTGTAATAGCATAAACAACTGGAGGTGATTACATGCTGAAAAACCACCACGAGTGGGATAGAGAGATTTTCAGACTCAATAAAACCGATCCTGGTTTAAACTTGTTCTTACGGGAATTTTAGTAGAGTCCGAAAGATATATGGGTTGACAAATATTATCAGCTTAATTGGCCTATTAACGCTCCtggtatgtttgtttctcaggatcagcataatgtttaattatccaaaagtgtcggAAACCAAAAAATTCcagtaaacattgtttatatttcatcattaactccattactaagcATTCCAATCaacatttagtgcaatggtgttcttcacctctcacagatcatgggtCAATGAGGAGGATTCACTCTcattcgttttttcattttaaaaaaaatgcatgttaaaactttttttgtatgtacattggaaagacctacttataaaatacaatagttttatatAACATTGAGTTTTTGAGatttttagtttacatttttaatttcttcttttatgGATTGACGTTGATAAATTAACAAGAGTCAcctcttctgttcagggtcagattgaACCGAACAGTATctatgtgatataaacatgcaaatatgtgaaatggaccattttcattttacatgtttattacacttattaagccaacttttaactacttttttagattttaaacttAAATGGGTCAATgtgacccacaacataacaggagggttaaaggcatatataaacatgtaaaatgttaaaattatagttgatccatccatccattttcatccacTTATGTTCCAGAGAATAAACCTTTAGCTCCAAAAAAGTagtcaatatattgtattgtaaatattgtcTTCTAATCACTGTGGCACCTCTGGAAAATGGCGCATTCAGATaagaatgtttttatattaatgtgCAACATGAAACCACAAATATTAGCCCATAAAATGCAGCTTGTTATTATTGCTCATATAATAAATGCCATAGTTTACCGGCAGACTGTTGGTCTCCAGAGTGGACATGCTGCGTCGGGTGGTGGGTCTGGAGTCCAGCACGTTCTTCCTCGCCACTTTGAGCTCTCGGCTCTTGGGCGCCACGTAGCCCCCCCTCATGGACACCAGGATCGGGTCTTCGTCGCGGCCATCCAGCCACTCCTCGGCCTCCATAGCGGGCTCGGGCCCCGCCGTGTCCGGGTACAGGTCATCCTGGAAGAGG
Coding sequences within it:
- the LOC131987143 gene encoding von Willebrand factor A domain-containing protein 7-like — protein: MSWGLAALCLLLLHAGALGFGILPGKSLSHLEITESAILNVTVEVCRALAKAEGTNFDPPPYTDGAVAVACGASKSSKSFRRAMTFIILRNVRVDLRHALNASFHFDEEMFLQGRKIIAVGLQAVKASNKQENFEAAREKVGEILHPLQDFYSHTNWVELGNKLPNPNLLRSDTSIGNIADESRATCRNCVGDDCRNNILDDVIEQQILTSGYFGIVPITSTKPKGKCSHGGAVDQTSTIEPTGGINKDTFDASHGHLHTTAANMAIAATSQLLEDVRRAAGDKQFLQMVGISKGSSKALCFVVDTTKSMSDDIAAVREVTASIIDSEVGTDNEPAVYILVPFNDPDVGPLIKTTDPKIFKSVIDILSPTGGGDDEELSLSGLQLALSSAPSNSEIFLFTDAPAKDKQLKNTVIALMERTQSVVNFMISGSTVVNRFRRSDQTQIRISESDAQVYRELAQVSGGFVIEVTKSELPAATSIVTESSSPSLVTLLYAARSPGKTETFSFIVDETITSLTVYMTGSSIAFTVTSPTGESQSSDSSGSLISSSRLVGNFRTLQLNKQAGLWEINMVSTHPYTVKVIGQSPIDFLFDFVVPSQGPFSGYDVLETRPHVGVNGSLLVSLSGSDTATVTEVDLIDSSDSEVTTGTVEPQGNGHFLVHFVRMPSVEFGVRVKGRDDGSTSSGSSIVFQRQSSISLRASNMTISADTNSILVPGTPFPVPFTVMTNGAGGNFTIRATNSRSFESTSPTSLILETGNSANGTVTLSAPRRTLSGTDVTLTIEAEAPGGGDTNYVVLRLTVINPITDFIQPACQLINLQSNCSENCSAAMWDLRVRVTDGAQGTGVDRVSLKRGTGKLTTSPAAGNENITMVSYISSCCSPDVELLVVDRVGNDDVCFFTSREGSQSAQSESTRVTQSTLLCLSIVVLGLHVLTQLSI